In one Brassica oleracea var. oleracea cultivar TO1000 chromosome C9, BOL, whole genome shotgun sequence genomic region, the following are encoded:
- the LOC106314540 gene encoding uncharacterized protein LOC106314540 encodes MSLAREFIRMDIKSGQTVRFWTDIWHPKGSLIDITGEIDTQKLRIPRNAKICEVHVDGFWQIRRCRDRRIQVLMQEVWDFPISHSVDVMDGVLWRKGPDDYGDGFLSDATWQHIRQQKQKIQWTKLIWFLQGVPRFAFISLLAFRDSLATGHRTGVWGQPQGCLFCGEPEDTHDHLFLLIRTLSRYGCKS; translated from the coding sequence ATGAGTCTAGCGAGGGAGTTCATTCGTATGGACATCAAAAGTGGGCAAACAGTGAGGTTTTGGACAGATATATGGCATCCAAAAGGGAGTCTAATAGACATTACGGGGGAGATTGACACTCAGAAATTGAGAATTCCGCGTAATGCAAAAATATGTGAGGTTCATGTTGATGGCTTCTGGCAGATACGGCGTTGCAGAGACCGTCGTATTCAAGTGCTGATGCAGGAGGTTTGGGACTTCCCTATCTCACATTCTGTAGATGTCATGGACGGAGTTCTGTGGAGGAAGGGACCTGATGATTATGGGGACGGGTTCTTGTCAGATGCAACTTGGCAGCATATAAGGCAGCAGAAACAAAAGATTCAATGGACTAAACTGATTTGGTTCTTGCAAGGTGTTCCGCGATTTGCTTTCATCTCATTGCTTGCTTTCCGGGACAGCCTAGCTACTGGTCACCGGACCGGAGTTTGGGGACAACCGCAAGGCTGTCTATTCTGCGGCGAGCCTGAAGACACACACGACCATCTCTTTTTGCTTATCCGTACACTCTCACGCTATGGCTGCAAGTCGTAG